In the genome of Bacillus sp. S3, one region contains:
- a CDS encoding ATP synthase subunit I yields MFFLLAIYVLGWGFTSYQSIFMGLVFGTSLSLFNLWLMVRKMKQFDHSLSQGRRVRSLGSFSRFATAALAVVVSMRYPEHLNLISVVIGLMTSYIVIMIDFFIHSLQIHK; encoded by the coding sequence ATGTTCTTTTTATTAGCTATTTATGTACTCGGCTGGGGGTTCACGTCTTACCAATCTATCTTTATGGGATTGGTTTTTGGGACGAGTTTGAGCCTTTTTAATTTGTGGTTAATGGTCCGAAAGATGAAGCAGTTTGATCATTCGCTCTCACAAGGGAGAAGGGTACGATCGCTCGGATCTTTTTCAAGGTTTGCGACGGCGGCGCTAGCTGTCGTGGTTTCGATGAGGTACCCGGAACATCTCAACCTCATCAGCGTAGTTATAGGGTTAATGACATCCTATATTGTCATTATGATAGATTTTTTTATACACTCTTTGCAAATACATAAGTAA
- the atpG gene encoding ATP synthase F1 subunit gamma has translation MASLRDIKTRINSTKKTSQITKAMEMTSAAKWNRGVMNAKAFVPYMEKIQEVTTSIALGAGGVIHPMLTHRPVKKTGYIVMTSDRGLAGAFNSNVIRRVHQTILSRHKSNDEFAIIAIGRVGRDFFAKRGYNVVLEIAGVSDQPSFADIKDIANATVGMFTDGTIDEIYLTYSHYISAISQEVTEKKLLPLTDLTTSHKLISYEFEPNAEEILEVLLPQYAESLIYGALLDSKSSEHAARMTAMKNATDNAKELINSYTLIYNRARQAAITQEITEIVGGAAALE, from the coding sequence ATGGCTTCATTACGCGATATTAAAACGCGGATTAATTCGACGAAAAAGACGAGTCAAATTACAAAAGCGATGGAAATGACATCTGCAGCAAAGTGGAACCGCGGTGTTATGAATGCGAAAGCGTTCGTTCCTTATATGGAAAAAATCCAAGAGGTAACAACATCGATTGCATTAGGTGCAGGCGGCGTGATCCATCCGATGCTGACACATCGTCCGGTAAAGAAAACGGGTTATATCGTCATGACCTCTGACCGTGGTCTTGCAGGTGCATTCAATAGTAACGTCATCCGCCGTGTCCATCAAACCATCCTAAGCCGTCATAAATCCAATGATGAATTTGCGATTATTGCGATTGGCCGGGTAGGGCGTGACTTTTTTGCGAAACGCGGGTATAACGTTGTCCTTGAAATCGCTGGTGTTTCTGACCAGCCGAGCTTTGCAGATATCAAGGATATCGCAAACGCTACAGTAGGCATGTTTACAGACGGAACAATAGATGAAATATATTTAACTTACAGTCACTATATCAGTGCCATTTCGCAGGAGGTAACGGAGAAGAAGCTGCTTCCGTTAACGGATTTAACGACTTCCCACAAGCTTATTTCCTATGAATTTGAGCCAAATGCAGAAGAAATACTAGAAGTTCTTCTCCCGCAATACGCAGAAAGCTTGATTTACGGTGCGCTATTAGACAGCAAATCAAGTGAACATGCGGCGCGGATGACCGCAATGAAGAACGCAACCGACAATGCCAAGGAATTAATCAATTCCTACACACTAATCTACAACCGTGCGCGTCAAGCTGCGATTACACAGGAAATCACCGAAATCGTCGGCGGTGCCGCAGCGCTGGAGTAA
- a CDS encoding F0F1 ATP synthase subunit epsilon translates to MKTIKVNVVTPDGPVYESDVEMVSTKAQSGELGILPGHIPMVAPLEIGAVRLKNGGKTEFVAVSGGFLEVRPDQVTILAQSAEKASDIDVERATRAKERAEQRMRDQKLEHIDFKRAELAMRRAINRLAVSEHRF, encoded by the coding sequence ATGAAGACGATTAAAGTCAATGTTGTTACTCCCGATGGCCCGGTGTATGAATCAGATGTGGAAATGGTTAGTACGAAGGCTCAAAGTGGTGAGCTGGGCATTTTACCTGGACACATTCCGATGGTGGCTCCGCTCGAAATTGGTGCTGTGCGTCTGAAGAATGGCGGCAAAACTGAATTTGTTGCCGTCAGCGGCGGATTTTTAGAGGTTCGTCCTGATCAAGTGACGATTCTTGCCCAATCGGCAGAGAAAGCATCTGATATTGATGTGGAACGTGCCACGAGAGCGAAGGAACGTGCAGAGCAGCGGATGAGAGATCAGAAGCTTGAGCATATTGATTTCAAACGTGCAGAGCTTGCGATGCGCCGTGCCATCAACCGCCTCGCCGTATCGGAACATAGATTTTAG
- a CDS encoding F0F1 ATP synthase subunit B yields the protein MLTSSLVLGAAAGHQFINTGDIIFQLIMFIVLMALLKKFAWGPLMGIMKERETHVANEIAAAENSRQEAKKLLEEQRTLLKEARTDAQGLIESAKKQGDLQREEIISTARGEAERIKESAKLEIEQQKEKAVAAIREQVASLSVLIASKVIEKELSAADQEKLINEYIQEAGESR from the coding sequence GTGTTAACAAGCAGTCTTGTACTAGGCGCAGCGGCTGGACATCAGTTTATTAATACTGGTGATATTATATTCCAATTGATCATGTTTATCGTCTTGATGGCATTGCTGAAGAAGTTCGCATGGGGTCCATTAATGGGCATTATGAAAGAACGGGAAACACACGTTGCAAATGAAATTGCTGCAGCGGAAAACAGCCGTCAGGAAGCGAAGAAACTATTAGAAGAACAACGTACACTATTAAAAGAAGCTCGTACGGATGCACAAGGTTTGATTGAATCAGCGAAAAAGCAAGGTGATTTGCAGCGTGAGGAAATCATCTCTACAGCCCGCGGCGAAGCTGAGCGCATTAAAGAATCAGCCAAGCTTGAAATCGAGCAGCAAAAAGAAAAAGCGGTTGCCGCTATTCGTGAACAGGTTGCAAGCCTATCAGTCTTAATTGCTTCTAAAGTAATTGAGAAGGAATTGAGTGCAGCCGATCAAGAAAAACTTATTAACGAATACATTCAAGAGGCAGGAGAAAGCCGATGA
- a CDS encoding NuoB/complex I 20 kDa subunit family protein, with amino-acid sequence MDLKLENLSPAEIKELERNVFFATLEQIKGWARSNSLWPMTFGLACCAIEMMGTGGANYDLDRFGTIFRTSPRQSDCMIVSGTVTKKMAPILRRLYDQMPEPKWVIAMGSCATAGGPYVKSYSVVKGVDQIVPVDVYIPGCPPNPAALIYGINKLKGKIRYEAKTGKKVI; translated from the coding sequence ATGGATTTAAAACTAGAAAACTTATCACCTGCGGAAATCAAAGAGTTAGAAAGAAATGTATTTTTTGCCACGCTGGAGCAAATTAAGGGTTGGGCACGGAGTAATTCCTTGTGGCCAATGACATTTGGTCTGGCTTGTTGTGCGATTGAAATGATGGGTACCGGTGGCGCAAACTATGACCTTGACCGTTTTGGGACGATTTTCCGTACGTCACCGCGGCAGTCGGATTGTATGATTGTTTCCGGTACGGTTACGAAAAAAATGGCGCCAATCCTGCGCCGGTTATATGACCAAATGCCGGAGCCGAAATGGGTAATTGCCATGGGTTCCTGCGCGACTGCCGGCGGACCGTATGTCAAGTCGTATTCGGTAGTAAAGGGTGTCGATCAAATTGTACCTGTTGATGTCTATATTCCTGGATGCCCGCCAAACCCGGCCGCATTAATTTATGGGATTAATAAATTAAAAGGAAAAATTCGTTACGAAGCGAAGACTGGGAAGAAGGTGATTTAA
- a CDS encoding NADH-quinone oxidoreductase subunit A, producing MELLNVYQNNYLIVFVFLCLGVLLPVVALYLGKLLRPFNPSDAKYTTYESGIEPFHDSRVQFNVRYYIFALMFVIFDVETVFLYPWAVAYDKLGIFALVEMLIFVAMLLIGLVYAWKKKVLRWI from the coding sequence ATGGAACTTCTAAATGTATATCAGAATAACTATCTGATAGTTTTTGTGTTTCTATGTCTTGGGGTGCTGCTGCCTGTGGTGGCGTTATATTTGGGTAAACTTCTGCGTCCGTTTAATCCGAGTGATGCGAAGTATACCACATATGAGAGCGGTATTGAGCCATTTCACGATTCCCGTGTGCAGTTCAATGTCCGCTATTATATTTTTGCCCTGATGTTTGTTATTTTTGATGTAGAAACGGTGTTTTTATATCCATGGGCGGTCGCTTATGATAAACTGGGCATTTTTGCGCTCGTCGAAATGCTAATTTTCGTAGCGATGCTGTTAATTGGCCTAGTGTATGCTTGGAAAAAGAAGGTGCTACGATGGATTTAA
- the atpA gene encoding F0F1 ATP synthase subunit alpha, with the protein MSIKAEEISALIKKQIENYQAEIQVTDVGTVISVGDGIARVHGLDNVMAGELVEFSNGVMGMAQNLEENNVGIIILGPFTEIREGDEVRRTGRIMEVPVGEELIGRVVNSLGQPIDGMGPINATKTRPVEQVATGVMARKSVHEPLQTGIKAIDALVPIGRGQRELIIGDRQTGKTSVAIDTIINQKGQDMICIYVAIGQKESTVRNAVETLRKNGALEYSIVVSASASQPAPMLFLAPYAGVAMGEEFMFNGKHVLIVYDDLTKQASAYRELSLLLRRPPGREAYPGDVFYLHSRLLERAAKLNDSLGAGSITALPFIETQAGDVSAYIPTNVISITDGQIFLQSDLFFSGVRPAINAGLSVSRVGGSAQIKAMKKVAGTLRLDLASYRELEAFAQFGSDLDKATQAKLARGARTVEVLKQDLNKPLSVEKQVMILYALTRGFLDDVPVQDIRRFEGEFHNWLDHNRKDLLDQIVTTKDLPADEDMASAINAFKKTFAASEQ; encoded by the coding sequence ATGAGCATCAAAGCTGAAGAAATCAGTGCCCTGATAAAAAAGCAGATTGAAAACTATCAGGCGGAAATTCAAGTGACTGATGTCGGTACAGTTATCTCCGTTGGTGACGGTATCGCTCGTGTTCACGGCCTTGACAATGTCATGGCTGGAGAACTTGTTGAATTTTCAAACGGCGTTATGGGTATGGCACAAAACCTTGAAGAAAATAACGTCGGTATTATCATCCTTGGACCTTTCACTGAAATTCGTGAGGGTGACGAGGTTCGCCGTACAGGCCGCATCATGGAGGTTCCCGTTGGTGAGGAACTAATTGGACGAGTGGTAAACTCACTAGGTCAGCCAATTGACGGCATGGGACCAATCAATGCAACAAAAACCCGCCCTGTTGAGCAAGTTGCTACAGGCGTTATGGCTCGTAAATCCGTTCATGAGCCATTACAAACTGGTATCAAAGCGATTGACGCACTTGTGCCAATCGGACGCGGACAGCGTGAGTTAATCATCGGTGACCGTCAAACAGGTAAAACATCTGTTGCCATCGATACAATCATTAACCAAAAAGGCCAAGACATGATTTGTATCTATGTTGCCATTGGACAAAAAGAATCAACAGTACGTAACGCTGTTGAAACACTTCGTAAAAATGGCGCATTAGAATACTCAATCGTTGTATCTGCATCTGCATCACAGCCTGCGCCAATGCTATTCTTAGCACCATATGCAGGTGTTGCGATGGGTGAAGAATTTATGTTCAACGGCAAACACGTATTAATCGTATACGATGATTTAACAAAGCAGGCATCTGCTTACCGTGAGCTTTCCTTGTTACTTCGCCGTCCTCCAGGCCGTGAAGCCTATCCAGGGGATGTATTCTACTTGCACAGCCGTTTATTAGAGCGTGCAGCGAAATTAAATGATTCACTTGGTGCCGGTTCGATCACTGCGCTGCCATTTATCGAAACACAAGCAGGGGACGTTTCTGCTTATATCCCAACAAACGTTATCTCCATCACAGATGGACAGATTTTCTTACAATCCGACCTATTCTTCTCCGGTGTTCGTCCGGCGATCAACGCAGGTCTTTCAGTATCCCGTGTAGGGGGCTCTGCCCAAATCAAAGCAATGAAAAAGGTTGCAGGTACACTGCGTCTTGACCTTGCTTCCTACCGTGAATTAGAAGCATTTGCTCAGTTCGGTTCAGACCTTGATAAAGCAACACAAGCAAAGCTTGCCCGTGGTGCGCGTACAGTTGAGGTATTAAAACAAGATCTTAACAAGCCGCTTTCAGTAGAAAAGCAAGTTATGATTCTTTACGCATTAACACGCGGCTTCCTTGATGATGTTCCAGTACAGGATATCCGCCGTTTTGAAGGAGAATTCCATAACTGGTTAGACCACAACCGCAAAGACTTGTTAGACCAAATCGTAACAACGAAGGATCTTCCAGCTGACGAAGATATGGCATCAGCCATCAACGCCTTCAAAAAGACGTTTGCCGCTTCTGAACAATAA
- a CDS encoding NADH-quinone oxidoreductase subunit D — MIRTEEMLLNVGPQHPSTHGVFRLVIKIDGEIITEATPVIGYLHRGTEKLAENLQYTQIIPYTDRMDYLSAMTNNYVICHAVETMMGTQVPERAEYLRVIAMELGRVASHLVAWGTYILDLGATSPFIYAFRDREMIINMLNELSGARLTFNYMRVGGVKWDAPEGWIDRLRDFIPYMREQLAGYHELVSGNEIFLDRVKGIGRYTKEEALQYSLSGPNLRCTGVKWDLRKDEPYSIYDRFEFDVPTAEEGDCLARYNLRLAEIEQSLRILEQAVEQFPAEGEILAKVPKIIKAPKGEAFVRIESPRGEIGCYIASDGKKEPYRLKFRRPSFYNLQILPKLLVGENIANLIAILGAIDIVLGEVDG, encoded by the coding sequence GTGATCAGAACAGAAGAAATGTTACTAAACGTCGGTCCTCAGCACCCTAGTACGCACGGAGTATTCCGGCTTGTCATTAAAATTGATGGAGAAATCATTACCGAGGCAACACCAGTTATCGGGTATCTGCACCGCGGAACTGAAAAATTGGCTGAGAATCTGCAGTATACACAGATTATTCCTTATACTGACCGGATGGATTATTTGTCAGCGATGACCAATAACTATGTGATTTGTCATGCGGTTGAAACAATGATGGGGACTCAAGTGCCGGAACGGGCAGAGTATCTGCGTGTAATTGCGATGGAGCTTGGACGCGTTGCGAGCCATCTTGTGGCCTGGGGCACATACATCCTTGACCTTGGGGCGACTAGTCCGTTCATCTATGCTTTCCGTGATCGTGAAATGATTATCAATATGCTGAACGAGTTATCAGGCGCACGGTTGACGTTCAACTATATGCGTGTCGGCGGCGTGAAGTGGGATGCACCTGAAGGCTGGATTGACAGGCTGAGAGATTTTATCCCATATATGCGTGAGCAGCTTGCAGGCTATCATGAGCTTGTCAGCGGCAACGAAATCTTTTTGGACAGGGTAAAAGGGATTGGCCGCTATACGAAAGAAGAGGCGCTTCAATACTCCCTGAGCGGACCGAATCTGCGCTGTACCGGCGTGAAATGGGACCTAAGGAAAGATGAGCCTTATTCGATTTATGATCGCTTTGAGTTTGATGTTCCGACAGCGGAGGAAGGGGATTGCCTGGCCCGTTATAATCTTCGTCTAGCTGAGATTGAACAATCGCTGAGAATCCTGGAGCAGGCAGTGGAACAGTTTCCAGCAGAAGGAGAAATTTTGGCGAAGGTGCCGAAAATCATTAAGGCGCCAAAAGGGGAAGCTTTTGTCCGCATTGAATCACCGCGCGGCGAAATTGGCTGCTATATTGCCAGTGACGGCAAAAAGGAACCGTATCGCTTAAAGTTTAGAAGACCATCATTCTATAATCTGCAAATTCTCCCGAAACTACTAGTAGGCGAAAATATTGCAAATCTGATTGCTATTTTAGGGGCAATTGATATTGTCCTTGGGGAGGTGGACGGCTAA
- the atpE gene encoding F0F1 ATP synthase subunit C, translating to MGLLAAAIAIGLAALGAGIGNGLIVSRTVEGIARQPEARGMLQTTMFIGVALVEAIPIIAVVIAFMVQGK from the coding sequence ATGGGTCTTTTAGCAGCAGCAATTGCAATCGGTTTAGCGGCATTAGGTGCCGGTATCGGTAACGGTCTTATCGTATCTCGTACAGTTGAGGGTATCGCTCGTCAACCAGAAGCTCGTGGTATGCTTCAAACAACAATGTTCATCGGGGTTGCGTTAGTTGAGGCGATTCCTATCATCGCGGTTGTTATCGCGTTCATGGTTCAAGGTAAATAA
- a CDS encoding NADH-quinone oxidoreductase subunit C translates to MSGEKDLDQLKREAAEKAKAAALAKRKAKEAGVAEPKPKPSEPKAAETPAAAGDDADLAKKKAAAAAKAKAAALAKKKREGIADEPVTAAEEVTAAESAPPADEVPAAGDADDLAKKKAAAVAKAKAAAAAKRKAMELAGGSAPAQAGDEAQAAEASSAADSSGDADDLAKKKAAAVAKAKAAAAAKRKAMELAGGDAPAEESAPAGDDAKAKAAAAAKAKAAAAAKAKAAAAAKAKAAGAGAGSDAAAGGDDEKAKAIAAAKAKAKAAAAAKAKAAAGGKAADTAAAETAAAPSPNQPYLDKYVKVIAENLGADVLEDSYINKLSKDVPTLVAKRDTYFKVAQFLKYNELLGFDYLSELHGTDFETHMEVYVHLYSYKNRQTVALKVKIDRDEPTIESLQPIWAGANWPECEAYDLLGIKFTGHPNLHRILLGEDWVGHPLRKDYEQYDVEV, encoded by the coding sequence ATGAGCGGGGAAAAAGATCTCGATCAATTAAAGAGAGAAGCCGCTGAGAAGGCTAAAGCTGCGGCGTTAGCGAAGCGTAAGGCGAAGGAAGCGGGAGTTGCGGAACCGAAGCCGAAGCCGTCCGAACCGAAAGCGGCAGAAACACCAGCAGCAGCTGGCGATGATGCTGATTTAGCAAAGAAAAAAGCAGCAGCGGCCGCGAAGGCGAAGGCTGCGGCGCTGGCGAAAAAGAAACGCGAAGGCATTGCCGATGAACCTGTAACTGCAGCTGAAGAAGTAACTGCGGCGGAATCTGCACCACCAGCTGACGAAGTACCGGCAGCGGGCGATGCGGATGACCTGGCAAAGAAAAAGGCAGCAGCGGTTGCAAAGGCAAAAGCGGCAGCAGCAGCAAAGCGGAAGGCAATGGAACTGGCAGGAGGCAGCGCGCCTGCACAGGCTGGCGATGAAGCCCAGGCTGCAGAGGCAAGCAGTGCGGCAGACAGCAGCGGCGATGCCGACGATTTAGCGAAGAAAAAAGCAGCAGCGGTCGCCAAAGCAAAAGCGGCGGCAGCGGCAAAGCGCAAAGCGATGGAATTAGCCGGAGGCGACGCACCAGCAGAAGAAAGTGCGCCAGCAGGTGACGATGCGAAAGCGAAAGCAGCGGCAGCAGCCAAAGCAAAAGCAGCGGCGGCAGCAAAGGCAAAGGCAGCAGCGGCGGCCAAGGCCAAAGCGGCCGGAGCGGGAGCTGGGTCGGATGCAGCGGCAGGCGGCGATGATGAGAAAGCGAAGGCCATTGCGGCGGCGAAAGCCAAGGCGAAGGCAGCGGCAGCGGCCAAAGCGAAAGCAGCAGCCGGCGGCAAAGCAGCCGACACAGCAGCAGCGGAAACGGCGGCAGCGCCATCACCCAATCAGCCTTATTTAGATAAGTATGTAAAGGTGATTGCTGAAAACCTGGGTGCAGATGTTTTAGAAGACTCTTATATTAATAAACTATCCAAAGATGTTCCGACACTTGTGGCAAAGCGTGATACATATTTTAAAGTGGCTCAATTTTTAAAATACAATGAGCTGCTAGGGTTTGACTATCTATCTGAGCTGCATGGGACGGATTTTGAAACACACATGGAAGTCTATGTTCACTTATACTCATACAAAAATCGTCAAACAGTGGCGTTAAAAGTGAAGATTGACCGCGATGAACCAACAATCGAGTCCTTGCAGCCAATTTGGGCAGGAGCAAACTGGCCTGAATGTGAAGCTTATGATTTACTGGGAATTAAGTTTACAGGACATCCGAACTTGCATCGGATTCTGCTGGGCGAAGATTGGGTTGGCCATCCACTGCGCAAAGATTATGAACAGTACGATGTGGAGGTGTAG
- a CDS encoding F0F1 ATP synthase subunit delta → MSSSMVAKRYALALLQIAREQQLLGVIEEELRVVKEVVQYNPEIKAVLKSSKLSLEKKKEIVTQAFASVNVNVRNTLLILIDRHREDEIVNVANEFLQLANEEMGIAEAVVTSTRALTDAERSAISSVFAAKIGKKSLRIENIVDSNLLGGVKLRIGNRIYDGSLRGKLDRLERKLLS, encoded by the coding sequence ATGAGCAGCTCTATGGTAGCAAAACGCTACGCGCTGGCTCTTCTGCAAATTGCAAGAGAACAACAGCTTCTTGGAGTAATAGAAGAGGAACTTCGTGTAGTGAAGGAAGTTGTACAATACAACCCTGAAATAAAGGCTGTTTTGAAATCTTCTAAGCTTTCACTTGAGAAGAAGAAGGAGATTGTCACTCAGGCTTTCGCTTCAGTCAATGTAAATGTACGCAATACACTGTTGATCTTAATCGATCGCCACCGCGAAGATGAAATCGTGAACGTGGCAAATGAATTTTTACAATTGGCAAATGAGGAAATGGGAATTGCCGAAGCGGTAGTCACAAGCACACGTGCATTGACAGATGCTGAGCGCAGCGCCATCTCTTCCGTATTTGCTGCGAAAATTGGCAAGAAATCACTTAGAATTGAAAATATCGTTGATTCCAATTTGCTCGGAGGCGTGAAGCTTCGCATTGGAAATCGTATATATGACGGCAGTTTGCGCGGCAAACTAGATCGTTTAGAACGTAAATTGTTAAGTTAA
- the atpB gene encoding F0F1 ATP synthase subunit A: protein MEHGAHIVEFMGLYFNMGNVLMITVASVIVFLIAVLSTRKLAMKPTGIQNFMEWVMDFVKNIINSTMDWKDGGRFHVLGITIMMYVFVANMVGLPFSVVINGELWWKSPTADPAVTLTLAILVVGLSHFYGVKMRGTAAYGKEFFKPFWFMFPIKIIEEFANTLTLGLRLYGNIYAGEILLGLLAGGLATGVGGHLAAILPMLAWQGFSVFVGAIQAFIFTMLTMVYLSHKVSSDH, encoded by the coding sequence TTGGAACACGGAGCACATATAGTTGAATTTATGGGGCTGTATTTTAACATGGGGAACGTGTTGATGATCACTGTTGCCTCTGTCATAGTTTTTCTCATTGCGGTCCTATCTACTCGTAAGCTTGCCATGAAGCCGACAGGCATCCAGAACTTTATGGAATGGGTCATGGACTTTGTTAAGAATATTATTAATAGCACGATGGATTGGAAAGACGGCGGACGATTCCATGTTCTCGGGATTACCATTATGATGTATGTCTTTGTAGCCAATATGGTGGGATTGCCGTTTTCAGTCGTTATCAATGGTGAGCTTTGGTGGAAATCACCAACTGCCGATCCGGCTGTCACATTAACATTAGCCATTTTAGTAGTAGGTTTATCACATTTTTATGGGGTAAAAATGCGGGGAACAGCTGCATACGGGAAGGAATTCTTTAAACCGTTCTGGTTCATGTTCCCAATCAAAATTATCGAAGAGTTTGCCAATACTCTGACTCTTGGTCTCCGTCTTTACGGAAACATTTACGCGGGTGAAATTCTTTTAGGATTGCTCGCAGGCGGGCTGGCAACTGGTGTCGGCGGTCACTTAGCCGCTATCTTACCGATGCTCGCATGGCAAGGCTTCTCAGTCTTTGTCGGCGCCATCCAGGCATTTATCTTTACCATGTTAACAATGGTGTACTTGTCTCACAAAGTGAGCAGCGACCATTAA
- the atpD gene encoding F0F1 ATP synthase subunit beta: MSKGHILQVMGPVVDVKFDNGQLPEIYNALKVVRKAQNASEVDINLTLEVALHLGDDTVRTIAMASTDGVTRGLEVEDTGKPISVPVGEPTLGRVFNVLGEAIDLKEDIPASARRDSIHREAPTYENLSTEVEILETGIKVVDLLAPYIKGGKIGLFGGAGVGKTVLIQELINNIAQEHSGISVFAGVGERTREGNDLFHEMTDSGVIKQTAMVFGQMNEPPGARMRVALTGLTMAEYFRDEQGQDVLLFIDNIFRFTQAGSEVSALLGRMPSAVGYQPTLATEMGKLQERITSTNRGSVTSIQAIYVPADDYTDPAPATTFAHLDATTNLERKLSEMGIYPAVDPLASTSRALSPEIVGEEHYDVARQVQQTLQKYRELQDIIAILGMDELSDEDKLIVQRARRIQFFLSQNFHVAEQFTGQPGSYVPVKETVKGFKEILEGKYDHLPEDAFRLVGRIEEVVESAKRMGVEA, encoded by the coding sequence ATGAGCAAAGGACATATTCTTCAGGTTATGGGTCCGGTTGTTGACGTTAAGTTCGATAATGGCCAGCTTCCTGAGATTTACAATGCGCTGAAAGTCGTAAGAAAAGCGCAAAATGCATCTGAAGTGGATATCAACTTAACCCTTGAAGTAGCCCTTCATTTAGGTGATGATACAGTTCGTACAATCGCGATGGCATCTACTGATGGTGTGACCCGCGGTTTGGAAGTAGAAGATACTGGTAAGCCAATTTCCGTACCGGTAGGCGAGCCAACGTTAGGCCGTGTGTTTAACGTACTAGGTGAAGCAATTGACTTGAAAGAGGACATTCCTGCTAGTGCCCGCCGTGATTCGATTCACCGCGAAGCACCAACGTATGAAAATCTTTCAACTGAGGTAGAAATTTTAGAGACTGGTATTAAGGTAGTTGACCTCTTAGCTCCATATATTAAGGGTGGTAAGATTGGTCTGTTCGGTGGTGCCGGTGTAGGTAAAACCGTATTAATCCAGGAATTAATCAATAACATCGCGCAAGAGCACAGCGGTATTTCCGTTTTCGCTGGTGTTGGGGAGCGTACTCGTGAGGGGAACGACCTTTTCCACGAAATGACGGATTCCGGCGTTATCAAGCAAACAGCGATGGTATTCGGACAAATGAACGAGCCGCCAGGTGCACGTATGCGTGTTGCCTTGACTGGTTTGACGATGGCTGAATATTTCCGTGATGAGCAAGGACAAGACGTGTTATTGTTCATCGACAATATCTTCCGTTTCACGCAAGCAGGTTCTGAGGTTTCAGCGCTTCTTGGCCGTATGCCATCTGCTGTTGGTTACCAGCCGACACTTGCTACGGAAATGGGTAAATTACAAGAGCGTATCACTTCAACTAATAGAGGTTCTGTTACATCGATCCAAGCGATTTACGTTCCAGCCGATGACTACACTGACCCGGCTCCGGCAACAACTTTCGCTCACTTAGATGCGACAACAAACCTTGAGCGTAAGCTTTCTGAAATGGGTATTTATCCTGCGGTGGATCCACTTGCTTCAACTTCTCGTGCCTTGTCACCTGAGATTGTTGGCGAAGAGCATTACGATGTTGCTCGTCAAGTACAGCAAACATTGCAAAAATATCGTGAATTACAGGATATCATCGCGATTCTTGGTATGGACGAACTTTCCGATGAGGACAAGTTAATCGTTCAACGTGCGCGCCGTATCCAGTTCTTCTTATCACAAAACTTCCACGTTGCTGAACAGTTCACTGGTCAGCCGGGATCATACGTACCAGTTAAAGAAACGGTTAAAGGGTTCAAGGAAATCCTTGAAGGTAAATATGACCATCTTCCAGAAGATGCGTTCCGTCTTGTTGGACGTATTGAAGAGGTTGTTGAGTCCGCAAAACGCATGGGCGTAGAAGCCTAA